AGTCTGTAAGTACTTCTATCACGTATAATGTATGTCCCTGGTCATACGTTAGAGAGAGTATGAGAAAGCTGCTGTTGATCCTCGTGCTGCCGGCATTACTGTTAACCGACTGCACGAACCGGTACCGCCAACTGAATACGGGCGGTGCTCGCCACACCCGAAGTAATTTTCACCGTCGCCCCTAGTAAGAAAGCCTCAGTTCACACTGGGGCTTTTTTTGATATAGCGAAGAGCAGTCGAGACGGACATTGAAATGCTGCTCCTGCATGCACCCAATCTAGCTAATCGAGTGTGGACTCAGACTATTCTCCTCCCTCCTCCTATACAAGTGCGCGTAGTGCTGCCTAGAAAAGGCTAGGATAGCTATACGTCAAAAGCTCCGATGTTAATAAAATCACACGACGCAACGATCCCTGCTAGCTTAAGCCAAAGAGGTTAAATAGACTCAAGCACGCATTGTGCCGACGAAATTTCTCCGTCGATAGCTCAGATGCTATCAGCGAGGTGTTGCTAAAAGGATTAGCGAAACGTAAATTCGCTGAAAACTTTCGCTATTCAGAATGGCAACTAGCAAAACAACTCGGCAAGTCATTGTTACTGATGAGCACTCACTATACGAGTCCGAGCCCAATAGTCTATATCCTGATGAAGCACAAGAAGAGATACTGGATGCCTCCTTGTGCCTTAGTTGCGGAGAGCCTCTCGCCTGGCACGAAGTAGCTTGTAGCACATCACCTGTGCCTATTCCGGAAGCCGATGCTTCAGAAGAAACCAGTACTCTCCTGCGTAGTCCTGCTTCCTGCTTTGCTTATGCGTTGGGTCAGCCAGTACAACCTACTCCTGGTGCACCAGCGCGTAATATTATCTGGCGTGGCCAGATGAAAGAGCGTCACCCACGTACCAAGTTATGGCTCCGCGTGAATGTGTACCAATTAGATGACGGCCATTGGGACTGCTACCGTGAAGATGAGCTGCAAGCCGCTTAAAGTCTATTGAGCTACAACTACAAACCTGACGCTGCTGAGGCTAGCTTTGGCGTAGCCATTCACTCTTTTGTCTTTCCAAAGCTTCACTTAATTACTTTATTAAGAAGCTTATCAATTTCGATAAGTTGTTTTTGCAGGTGGCGTAAAACCTAGATAGTTGACTTATACGAACATGCGCCTAAGCTACCGCGTGTTCATCTATCTAATACTCGCATCGGCCATTTCGCACCCGGCAGATTGCATATCTAGTTTTTAAGTCACCACTGCTACTCGGGAGCCGTCATTGGACGCTGGGTCGTCGCTGGTTAATGGATACCTACGTAGATGTTGTCATGGCGAGTTATCGTACCCAGCGGATATTACTTCAAAGAATCTGGAGCCTGGGAGCAGGCTATTGGTTTTGACCCGAGTTAGCAATCCGATACAGCATGTTATTGATATGTGCGTTGCCAGAAGCGATACCAATTTCTATTAGCAGGATAATGGCGGGTGGGAGCAAGATTATTAACAACGACTGCAACTAGCAGTAACAATAGAACACCTGTAAGCACGGGCATTAATACATACCCGTAACCGAGCGCCCTCAACTGAGGTGAGCCAATGATGGCAATCAACGCTGTAGCCCCGCCAGGTGGATGCAGCGTTTTGGTGATTTGCATTCCTATAATGGAAAGTGATACGGCCAACGCGGCTGCCAACCATAATTGTTGCGGGATGAACTGATGCACAGTCACCCCGATAACAGCACTAAGTACATGGCCGCCCACGAGGTTGCGCGGTTGTGCTAAAGGGCTATTGATAACGCCATAAATGAGAACCGACGAGGCACCAAACGAGCCAATGAGCAACGGTGCATCCGCTGGGGCAAGGCGATATTGACTGAGTAAGCCAATTAGACCGATACCTAGGAAGGCACCTAGAAAGGTCCAGAGGTGCTCTTTATAATCAAATAAGGTTTCCTTATATACAATCACCTTGAGCCGGCGCGTATGGCGTCGTAGTCTGGTTCGCATAGATTCAAAAAGGTAAACGCTGTTCTTACGCTGTTTCGTCGGTAAGCGTATGGCAGAGAAGCACAACGAACATACCCGCTCCGGGAGGCAGAACACAAGCTACAGAAACAAACTTTAGTCTTCCGAAGTATCGCCTGAGAAAACGAGAACGGCCTTCCTGAATCAGGAAGGCCGTTTCTTGTAGCGGGGACGAGAGTTGAACTCGTGACCTCAGGGTTATGAATCCTGTGCTCTAACCAACTGAGCTACCCCGCCGCGTTTGGTGCCGCAAAGGTAGACACAAGATTTAACCTGATGCAAGCGTTGTAGAAAAAAAAGATTTGTATATTGGTTGCAGCCATCCAAAATCTGCGCTGATGGCCTAACACCTATTTTGCCGCTTTGCTTATGCCGCTCTCTGCTACTCGTACGAAGCACCGTTTTATGGTAGAATACCCGGTCAATGCTTCACCAAAGATATTGTATCCGTATTTAGCTTCACCTTCTGGTCTGGGTCAATGGTTCTGCCAAGAAGTACGCCTCGAAGAAAATCAACGCTATAACTTCATCTGGGACAATCAGTCCCACTTTGCTGAGCTCAACTCGCATCGCACCAACCGCTCGGTGCGTTTTGTGTTTTTAGACCAGGACAAGCGTCCGATGACCGATGCCAACTACCTCGATTTCACCATCGAAGAATCTCAGCTAACCCAAGAAGTGTTCTTGCGGGTGCTGGATTACTCGGAGGAAACGGACGATATCGAACTTCAGGAAATGTGGGATGGTTTAGTGCAACAACTACGTGAGTTGGTTGGCGGCTAGGTTTTTCTATTAATTCAAAGGAAACGGGCGCGAAACGAGCCGTATCTTCGTTTCGCATTTACGCTTAGCACGCCAAGCGCCGCTTACGGGTAACGCGTGTCCGATTCTCATGAAAAAACTTGATAAGTTGATTCTAAAGGCCTTCGCTGGGCCTTTCTTTCTCACTTTCGCGGTCGTGCAGTTTATCCTGCTCACTCAATACATGCTCAAATATCTCGATGACCTAGTCGGCAAAGATCTAGGTATTGGGGTAATTGGGCAATTGCTGTTCTTTTTCAGCGTGCTGATGGTGCCTATTTCGCTGCCATTAGCGGTGCTTCTCTCCTCCCTCATGACGTATGGTCAGCTAGGTGAGCACCACGAACTGACTGCCATTAAAAGTTCAGGCATTTCGCTGACTCGCATCCTGCGGCCGGTGCTGGTTGTTAGCGTGGCACTATCAATATTTGCCTTCTGGTTTAATGATACCATCGTGCCCAAGGCAAATCTTGGTGCTTACAGTCTCCTCTGGGACGTACGTCAGCAGAAACTAGCGCTGGATATTCGGCCAGGGGTGTTCTACAATGGTATTCCGGGCTACACGATCAAAGTGAATCAGAAGCTGGGAAAGAACGGCGATATCCTGATGGGGGTTATGATCTATGACCACACGAATGGCCGGGGCAATTCTACGATGATCTTGGCCGACTCTGGGCGCATGTTCACGCGCTTTGGCGGGCAATATCTAGGCTTGGAGCTGTTCCGCGGGCAGACGTTTGTAGAACAACCCGACACCCGTGACCGCTCCGGAGCGAGCTTTATTCGCCAGGCTTTCTCGCGTAACATGATTACGTTCTCACTAGCATCTTTCGACCTAAATCGCACCAGGCAAGAGCTTTTCGCTGAGAACCGGATGATGAAAAACATTCCGCAACTGGTAAAAGCGGCTGACTCTTTACACTCCCGCTTAACGCTACAGCGACGCAGTTTGATTCAGCAGTTGAACCCTTACTATACCTACCTTCGCCTCGATACGACTGGTCAAGCTTCCAACCGACGCATTGAAAAACTGCAGGTTCCGGCAACACGGTTGCCTGCTTTGCAGGTTGGCATTGTGCAACAAGCCACTAACCGGGCTCGCAACGTGCGCTCATTTGTTGGCTCTTCGGGCGAGCAGCTCAGCAACCTAGGCAAAGACGCTAGTGGCTTTCGTATTGAGATCTTTCGCAAGTACACTCAATCAGCGGCCATTTTAGTTATGTTCCTCATTGGGGCACCACTCGGCGCTATCATTAAGAAGGGCGGTTTAGGGGTTCCTATTCTCGTCGCTATTCTGTTCTTCATTATCTACTACGTCATCTCGATTATTGGGGAAAAACAGGGTCGTGAAGGCATAATTCCGGTGGGTCTAGGTATGTGGATGGCCGACTGCATCTTGCTTCCTATCGGCCTATTTTTCCTGTACCAGGCTCGCAACGATTCAGGGTTGCTGGAAGTAGATTTCTGGCGTCGTCTTCCAGCTAAGATCCGATGGCCGTTTCGAGGGTACCAGCGAGGCTGATTTTCAACAATTGGCTTAGCCGTCAATTAGTCACTGAAGACTAAACCAGATTATAGAAATGCTGGCAGAGTGCCTTAATAAATGAGAATTGGCAACTAAAAATCTGCTATCTTTGCAGCCACCCCGAAATGCGGGGTATAAATTTTCTTTTTTCACGCTTAATCCAAGACGGGGTAACCTATCTGCCGATGAAACTCACTACCGAAGCAAAACAGGCTATTTTCGAGAAGAACAGCCTGGCTAAAACTGCCACCGATACCGGTTCGGCTGAATCGCAAATTGCACTGTTCACCCACCGTATCAATCACCTGACTGAACACCTTAAGGTGAACAAGAAGGACTTCTCGACTCGTTTGGGCCTGCTCAAGCTTGTTGGTAAGCGTCGCCGTCTGTTGGACTACCTGCAGCACCGCGAGATCAACCGCTACCGCGCCATTATCAAGGAGTTGGGCATTCGTAAGTAAGCCCACCCGCTGGAGTAGGGAGCCCTCAACCAGGGTTCCCTACTCTTTTTTTATGCAGAGTAGCCACCTTTTTTGCCTATTCTGTTGTTCTATTCTTGGAAGTAGAAATACCTAGAGTAAAACGGCGCTGCTACAAGCCCGTTTTTTTGGTTACTCGCCCGCTGTCGCTGTTTCAAGCAAACTGAAGATGCCCAATTACAACGCTATTACCAAATCTATTACCCTGCCTGACGGCCGACTTATTACTATCGAAACCGGCAAGCTAGCAAAGCAGGCCGACGGTTCGGTTGTCGTACGCCTAGGTGACGCCATGCTGCTAGCTACAGTGGTATCGCAACCTAGCCAGCGTGAGGGAGTAGATTTCCTGCCTCTTTCGGTAGACTATCAAGAAAAATTCGGCTCGGCCGGTAAGATCCCTGGTTCATTCCAGCGCCGCGAAGGTCGTCTATCAGACTACGAGATTCTTGTATCACGTTTGGTAGACCGCATTCTGCGGCCCATGTTCCCCAAAGACTATCACTACGAAGTGCAGGTGATGATTTCCCTCATTTCGGCCGATAAAGAAGTACAACCCGACGCCTTAGCAGCTCTAGCTGCTTCGGCAGCTCTATCAATATCTGACATTCCGTTTGCTGGTCCTATCTCGGAAGTACGAGTAGCTCGCATCGACGGTAAGCTGCAGATCAACCCCAAGAGCGCTGATATTGCCCGTGCCGACATTGATCTGATTGTAGGTGCTACCATCGACTCTGTAGCCATGGTAGAAGGCGAAATGAGCGAAGTAAGCGAGGAGGAGATGGTGGAAGCCATCGCTGCCGGACACGAAGCAATCAAAGACCAAATTCGCGTGCAGCAGGAACTCGCCGCGGCTGTAGAGAAAGCAGCCGTAAAGCGTGAGTACCCACAGTACGATGAGAACGACGAGCTAAAGCAGCGTATCACCGAAGGCATTTACCAAAAAGCCTACGAGATTGCCCGATCCGGCAACACTAGCAAAGAAGGCCGTAAGGCAGGCTTTAGCGAAGTAAAAAAAGCGTTCTTAGCAACTCTGCTAGAGGAGCAGCCTGAGTTGGACATGAAAATGTTCAGCCGCTACTATGGCTCAGCTGAGAAGAAAGCGATTCGTGATATGATGATCAAGGAGCGCGTGCGCTTGGATGGTCGTCAGCTTGAAGAGATCCGCCCCATCTGGAGTGAGGTAAACTACCTACCTGGTGCCCACGGCTCAGCGGTATTTACCCGTGGTGAAACACAATCTTTGACCACTGTAACCCTCGGCACCAAGCTCGATGAACAAATCATCGACTCAGCTATGTACTCGGGATACAGCAAGTTCATGCTGCACTATAACTTCCCCGCTTTCTCGACGGGTGAAGTGAAACCTAGCCGCGGACCAGGCCGTCGTGAAATTGGTCACGGCAACTTAGCTCTGCGCTCGTTGAAGAAAGTGCTTCCTGCTGAGGAAGAGAATCCTTATACCATCCGTATC
This Hymenobacter sp. GOD-10R DNA region includes the following protein-coding sequences:
- a CDS encoding START-like domain-containing protein, encoding MPLSATRTKHRFMVEYPVNASPKILYPYLASPSGLGQWFCQEVRLEENQRYNFIWDNQSHFAELNSHRTNRSVRFVFLDQDKRPMTDANYLDFTIEESQLTQEVFLRVLDYSEETDDIELQEMWDGLVQQLRELVGG
- a CDS encoding LptF/LptG family permease, which translates into the protein MKKLDKLILKAFAGPFFLTFAVVQFILLTQYMLKYLDDLVGKDLGIGVIGQLLFFFSVLMVPISLPLAVLLSSLMTYGQLGEHHELTAIKSSGISLTRILRPVLVVSVALSIFAFWFNDTIVPKANLGAYSLLWDVRQQKLALDIRPGVFYNGIPGYTIKVNQKLGKNGDILMGVMIYDHTNGRGNSTMILADSGRMFTRFGGQYLGLELFRGQTFVEQPDTRDRSGASFIRQAFSRNMITFSLASFDLNRTRQELFAENRMMKNIPQLVKAADSLHSRLTLQRRSLIQQLNPYYTYLRLDTTGQASNRRIEKLQVPATRLPALQVGIVQQATNRARNVRSFVGSSGEQLSNLGKDASGFRIEIFRKYTQSAAILVMFLIGAPLGAIIKKGGLGVPILVAILFFIIYYVISIIGEKQGREGIIPVGLGMWMADCILLPIGLFFLYQARNDSGLLEVDFWRRLPAKIRWPFRGYQRG
- a CDS encoding HPP family protein → MRTRLRRHTRRLKVIVYKETLFDYKEHLWTFLGAFLGIGLIGLLSQYRLAPADAPLLIGSFGASSVLIYGVINSPLAQPRNLVGGHVLSAVIGVTVHQFIPQQLWLAAALAVSLSIIGMQITKTLHPPGGATALIAIIGSPQLRALGYGYVLMPVLTGVLLLLLVAVVVNNLAPTRHYPANRNWYRFWQRTYQ
- the rpsO gene encoding 30S ribosomal protein S15, producing the protein MKLTTEAKQAIFEKNSLAKTATDTGSAESQIALFTHRINHLTEHLKVNKKDFSTRLGLLKLVGKRRRLLDYLQHREINRYRAIIKELGIRK
- the pnp gene encoding polyribonucleotide nucleotidyltransferase, encoding MPNYNAITKSITLPDGRLITIETGKLAKQADGSVVVRLGDAMLLATVVSQPSQREGVDFLPLSVDYQEKFGSAGKIPGSFQRREGRLSDYEILVSRLVDRILRPMFPKDYHYEVQVMISLISADKEVQPDALAALAASAALSISDIPFAGPISEVRVARIDGKLQINPKSADIARADIDLIVGATIDSVAMVEGEMSEVSEEEMVEAIAAGHEAIKDQIRVQQELAAAVEKAAVKREYPQYDENDELKQRITEGIYQKAYEIARSGNTSKEGRKAGFSEVKKAFLATLLEEQPELDMKMFSRYYGSAEKKAIRDMMIKERVRLDGRQLEEIRPIWSEVNYLPGAHGSAVFTRGETQSLTTVTLGTKLDEQIIDSAMYSGYSKFMLHYNFPAFSTGEVKPSRGPGRREIGHGNLALRSLKKVLPAEEENPYTIRIVSDILESNGSSSMATVCAGSLALMDAGIKVKSAVAGIAMGLVQDKDTKEYAVLSDILGDEDHLGDMDFKVTGTEKGITACQMDIKIQNLSFDILTKALHQARAGRLHILGEMAKTISGPAADLKPHTPRSHKMLIDKEYIGAVIGPGGKVIQQIQKDTNATVIIEEKDEKGHVSIFASNQPDMEAAIGRIRAIAAQPEVGETYKGKVRSIQPYGAFVEIMPGKDGLLHISEVGHERLNSLEGVLEVGQEIDVKLLDIDKKTGKYRLSRKVLLPKPERTAADNGAA